A segment of the Allosaccharopolyspora coralli genome:
CTTCGGTCCGGAGAACGGCGTCGGCGAGCTCTTCGGCCGGCCCGGCACCCAGGTCCCGCCGGACGACGACCCCGATTTCCTGCGCAAACTCGACGAAGAGCGCAAGAACCGCAACAACGGCGACCCCGGCGAGAGCTGAGCGTCCGCCCGCTCCCAGACGGCATCCGGGAACGTGAGTAGGTGGTCCTGCATCCCCGCGCCTCGCGGTGTCGTTCCCAGAGGGCTGATCAGACCATGCGCTGACGGCCTGCTGCCTGCGGGAAGTCGTCCGCGACGAGTGCGGCGAGCTCCAGCAACGCGAGCCGCGTCGGTGCGGCGAGCTGGTCCAGCTCGACCTCGGCGCCTTCTTCCAGATGCGGGTCGAAGGGGATCTTCGCCACCGCACGGCACCGGGAACCGAAGTGGGCGGCGAGCTTGTCGATGTCGACCTTGCCCGACCCCGGACGCACCGAGTTGATCACGGTCACGGACCGCTTCACCAACTCCCCGTATCCGTGCGCGTCGAGCCAGTCCAGGGTTCCCGACGCGCTGCGCGCGCCGTCGATCGAGCTCGACGAGACCAGCACCAGCGAGTCCGCGACGTCGAGGACGCCCTTCATCGCCGAGTGCATCAGGCCGGTGCCACAGTCGGTGAGCACCACGTTGTAGAAGTGCTCCAGCAAGGTCACCGTGCGCCGGTAGTCGTCCTCGCTGAACGCCTCCGAGACCGCCGGGTCCTGCTCGCTGGCCAGCACCTCCAACCGGCTGGGTCCCTGCGAGGTGTACGAACGGACGTCGCTGTACTTGCTGATGCGCTGGGCGTCCCGCAGCAGGTGACGGACGGTGGCAGTGGTCTCCAGCGGGATCTTCTGGCTCAACGTCCCGCGGTCGGGGTTCGCGTCGACGGCCACGACGCGGTCGCCGCGCAGCGACGAGAACGTCGAGCCGAGTGTTGCCGTGGCGGTCGTCTTGCCCACACCGCCCTTCAGGCTGAGCATCGCGATCTTGTAGCAGCCCGCGAGCGGCTGATTGATCCGAGAGATCAGCTCGCGGCGGTACATGTCGGACTGGCTCTCGCCAAGGTTGATCGACTTGCCGCTGAGCAGGTACAACGCCTTGCGCCACCCGGACTGCGGCGGACGCTTCGTCTGTCGCAGCAGCTGCGCCGAGGACAGGTCCTGGCCGAACGGCTGCTCCGGCGGCTGTTGCGCGGGCTGCCCCACACCCGGATACGGCGCGGGCACACCGGGAATCTCGTGCGGCCCCGACTGGCCAGGCTGTGCGGCCTGCGGCTGTTGAGGGGCGGACGGAGCCGCGCCGACCGCATACGGGCCGGACTGACCTGGCGCGGGCTGGCCCGGTGCGGAGTGACCTGATGCAGGCTGACCTGGTGCGGGCTGGGCGCCCGACTGGCCGACCTGGTGCGGCCCGGACTGCGCGCCGGGCTGGTACGGGCCGGGCTGGAACTGGGTGCTCGGATCGGCGTAGGCCGATGCGGTCGAGAAGCCCTGTTGCGGCCCGGACGGACTCGGTTCCACGTACGGAACCTGGCCCTGCTGCTGGACACCACCCGGGTAGTGCGGTTGCGGCGTCTCCGCCGCCGGCCCCGACGGGTCCACGTAGGACGGCATCGGGTGCTCGTCGGAGACCACGTGTCGCCTGCCCGGCGTGGTCTTCGGGTCGATGTAACCCGGGTCCGCCGGGTTCGGCAGGTCACCGGAGTGCCCGTTGCCGTGTGCCGTGGATTCGGCCCCGTCGAAGGACCGCGGGTCGGCCGGGCCCAGGTTACGGCGGGTCTCGGGCTCCTCGTAGCGTCCGGTCACCGTTGGCTGTCCTTCCGAGAAACGAATCAGAGCGGGTACGCCCTCGAAGCGGGACGGTAGTCGCCGAACACCCGCGGAATCCAGCCGGGGTGAGGTGTTCGGCACCGTGCCACGGCCCGGTACCGGTCGAAGATCCGCAGGTCAGAGAAGCCGATCAAGCGCGTCGACCTCGTCGGGCAAGCCTCTCGGCGACGCGGTGACCCGATCAGAGTCCAGCGTACGAGTGAAGCCCCGCGACCACGATGTTGATGAAGAACAGGTTGAAGATCATCACGGCGAGACCGGCGACGTTGATCCACGCCGAGCGCACGCCGCGCCACCCGGCGGTGGCCCGCGCGTGCAGGTACGCGGCATAGCAGATCCAGGCGATAAGGGAGGTCGTCTCCTTCGGGTCCCAACCCCAGAACCGGCCCCAGGAGGCCTCGGCCCAGATCGCGCCCGCGACGATCGCGAACGTCCACACCGGCATGATGATCACGGTGGCGCGGTAGGCCAGCCGGTCCAGCGCTTGGCTCGTCGGCAACCGCGAGCCGAACCGCACCATCTTCGTGGGGTTGTTCTCGTGCCGCGTACGCGCGATGAACAGCAGGCTGGCCACACCGGCGAACAACAGCACACCGGTCGAGACGATCGCGGCCGAGACGTGGATCACGATCCAATAGGACTGCAGCGCAGGCTGCAGGGGCGCGGCTTCCGCGTACAACACCGTGCCCGACAGGAACAGCAGCACCGTGGTCGGCAGCATCACGAACCCGCCGAGACCACGCAACGTCGCGGTGCTGGTCTCCTGCCGCAGCGCGCGGGACTGCCGGAACAGCACGACCAGCCACGCCAGCACCGCCGCGAGCGTGATCGCGGAACCGAACTCGTACATGTTGCCCCACGGAGCCCGGCCGGTCGCGACACCGCGCAGCACCAACGACGCCCCGTGCACCAGGGCACCGAGGGCGGTCAACGCCACCGCCATCCCGCCGACCCGCTCGGCCCACGGCCGACGGGCGGGCTCGGGCACGTGTCCCACGACGGGTCCGTCGCCCGCGGCCTTGTCGACCGGCGCACCCGAGCCGACGAGCTCGCGCTCCGGGACGGCCTTGCGCGCGCTGCCGGAGGAGAACTCCGCGAAGTACAACAGCATCGCGAAGATGTAGATCGCGACCGAGGTCGCGAACGCCATGTCGCTGTACTCCGACAGCACCAGGTTGACCGGCATCAGCTGTTCCTTCCGCGCCCGGACATCGCGGCTGGCGTGTCCGTCGAGTCGTCGGGGCCGGGTTCGAGCAGGTCACGGGCGACGCGGGTGAATTCCTCGCCGTAACCGGCCTGGTCGGTGCGAGCCAGTCCGCCGACCTCGACCACGGTACGGGCGAGATCCCCGTCACCGGCGCCCGGGGTGACCGGGACCGCGCGCACCCACACGCGCCGCCGCTTGATCGTCAACGACGCCCCGATGCCGAAGATGACCGCCACCGCGAAACCGAGCACCCACGGCTGGAACGGGTCGTGCGAGACCTGCAGGTTCACCCACCGTTCCAGGCCGTCGAAGCGCACCGTCGTGCCGTCGTCGAGGCGGATCTCCTCGCCGATGCGCAGGTTCTCGCGCGCCACCCGGTTCAGCCGGTCCTGCTCGATCATGCGCTGATCCACGCTGAAGATCGACTGTCCCCGGCCGGAGTCGAGGCCGAGGTCGCCGCGCAGCACGTCGACGGCCACCCGCGGATCGTTCGGTGCGGGGAACCGCGACGACAGCAGCGACCCGTCCATGTTCGCCGTCGGCGCGAACAGGCCGGTGACCGCGAGCTGGTTCTGCCTGCGCTGCTCGGCGTCGGTGACTCCCGGCGGGTCGAACTTCGTGGCGCCCTGGGACAGCATCGTCATCTGATCCATCGGCTGCCACTGCACGAGACCGGAGCGCTGCTGCCCGTCCGGCCAGGTCACGGAGAACCGCGGCGCGTAGCCGTTGCCGAGCAGGTAGACACGGTCGCCCGCGGTCCGCAGCGGGCTGTTGACCTCCAGCTCGTACGGGCGCCACACGTCGTTCTCCAGGTCCTCACCGGACTGGTACTGCACGGACGCGCGATAGTTCTCGGCCTGGCCGGTGGGCAGATAGTCGGCCTCGAAGTCGTCGACCTTCACGCAGAACGGGCTCAGATCGGTGCCGTCGACGCTCAGGCCCGCACGGAACGAGTCGAAGTTGTAGGTGCCCGAGTTGCAGAAGCTCGACCCGTCGGCCATCACGATGACGTTGCCCTCGTAACCGAGGATCTTGCCGCCGGCAACGCTGATCAGCAGACCGACCAGTGCGAAGTGGAACACCAGGTTCCCGGCCTCGCGGAGGTAGCCGCGCTCGGCGCTCAGCGACCGCCCCCCGTCGGCTTCCTCCTGCTCGTGAATCCGCCACCCGCGCAACCGGCGGCGCGCGGAGGTCATCACCTCGTCGACCGACGAGTGGAGCTCGGCGGTCTCGTGATGCGGCATCCTGGCGAGGTTGCGCGGCGTGCGCACCGGCTTCGCCCGCAGCTGCTTGAAGTACTCCGCGCACCGCGGCACCAGGCAGCCGATGAGCGAAATGAACAGCAGGACGTAGATCGAGGCGAACCACACCGAGCTGAACACCTCGAACATGCCGGCCTTGTCGAGGATCGGCGCCAGGCTCGGGTACTCCTCGAAGTAGCGATCGACCTCGCGCTGGTTCAGCGACCGCTGCGGGATCAGCGCTCCGGGCAATGCGGCCAGCGCCAGCAGGAACAGCAGCACCAGCGCGGTGCGCATCGACGTCAGTCCGCGCCACGTGTTGCGCAGTTGGGCGAGAACGGTCTTCACGACAGCAGGCATCAGAGTGGCAACTCGAATCCGGCGATCGGCCCGCGCATCCACGCGACCCACTCGCCCCACAGCCCGGTCACCAGCAGCAACCCGACGACGACCAGCAACGCGCCACCGGTCAGCTGGATCGTCCGCGCCCGGGTGCGCAACCACGCCGCGCTGCGCACCGCCCAGCGGGCACCGAGCGCGAGGACGATGAACGGGATCCCCAGCCCGACACAGTAGGCGAGCACCAGCAGCACGCCGCGCATCGCGATCCCGGTGTCGACCTGAGTTCCGGCGGCAACGGAGATCACGCCGATCAGGGTCGGCCCGAGGCACGGGGTCCACCCGAGACCGAACACGGCCCCGAGCAGCGGCGCACCCCACATCCCCGTACGCGGAACGCGGTGCACGCGCACGTCACGCTGCAACGCCGGAATGAGACCGAGGAAAGCCAGACCCATCGCGACGGTCACGACACCGCCCACACGCTGGAGGACGAGTTCGTTGGCGAGCAGGGCATCGGACAAGCCGAGCAGCAGCAGGGCTCCGGCGGCGAAAACGACACTGAATCCGGCGACGAACAACCCGGCGGCCCCGGCGACACGCCAGCGGCCGCGACGGACCTCCCGCGCCTCGGCCTCGTCCACCGCGGGTGCGTCGGCGCCGACCACGCCCGCAAGGTAGGCGAGATAGCCGGGAACCAGCGGCACGACGCACGGTGACGCGAAGCTGATCGCCCCCGCCAGCACGGCGACGCAGGCTGCGAAAACCAGCGGTCCCGATGCGGCGAGTTCGGTCGGATTCACGACATCGAGGGTAAGGACGGAGAGCGGCCGCGGACGCAGCACCCCCGGTGACTGTTCCCACATCGGCTCCGGCGAAGCCACCGTCCGACCGGCCCGACGCTCAGGCTGCCGGGGAACGCGGCGCGAGACGTACGACGAGATCGGCATCGAGCGCTCGGGCCAACCGCTCGAGCACAGGGATGGTGGGAACGGTTCCGCCGGCCTCGAAACGAGCGATGCCGGGCTGCGTCATGCCCGCAGTCCTCGCGAGCTGCCATGCGTCGCCTCGGGTGGGCCCGCCGGTTGGCATGCGTGAGTCTTTTTGGTTGCTATAGCCACCAAAAAGGCTCACGCCTGTCGGGACTCCTGGGCGACCTTGCGGACCTCGGGGATGAGTTCGGAGTCGAGGACCTCGGTGAGGAAGATCGCAGCGACGCGGTGGTCGCGGTCGAGGATCACCGTCGACGGGACCGTGCTCCGTGGGTACCCCTTCAGCGGCAGCAGCGACCGGCCGGACGGGTCGAAGATCGACGGATACGTCAGCCCCCGGTTGTTCACGAAGTCCGCCGCCGCCGTGCGCTGGTCACGCACGTTGATGCCGAGCACCTGTACACCTTGCGGGCCCAGCTCGTTCTGCACTCGTTGCAGGTCGTCGGCCTCCGAACGGCACGGCCCGCACCACGAGCCCCAGAGGTTCATCACCACGACCTGGTCCTGGAAGTCGGACAGCCGGATCTTCTGCCCCTCCTGCATGAGACTGTCCCCGGTGACGCCCGAGACGACGCCGCGCTCCTGCGGCGGGTAGAACAGTCGCGTCTGCCCGCCGGGCGAGACGAACGTGAACTCACCGTCCGAACCGACCGCGTCGTCCCCGGCCGTGGCGCAGCCCGTCAGCGCCAGCACGGCCGTCACCGCCACCAGACATTTCTTCGCGATCATGCGCCTGCCACCGTCGGATCGGATTCGCCTGCGGGTTCGGTGTAAGCGACCCGCACGAGTTCTTCGTCACGGAACACGAGCGTGGTCAGCGACGCCAGGGAGCACTGCCTGCGCCGCGGGTCGTGCCACAACGGTCTGCCTTCGACGAAGCGGCGCAGCGTCCAGATCGGCAGCTGGTGTGACACACAGATCGCTTCGCCGCCGGACGCCTCCACCCGCGCTCGCTGGGCAGCGGCGAACATCCGGTGCGCGATCTGCAGGTACGGCTCGCCCCACGACGGGAGGAACGGGTTCCGCAGTTTCGGCCAGTGCTGCGGCGAGCGCAGCGCACCGTCCCCGACCGAGACCTTGAGTCCCTCGAACTGGTTCTCCGACTCGATGAGGCGTTCGTCGGTGGCGACGTCGAGACCGAACGCGGCGCCGACCGGGGTGGCCGTCTGCTGGGCGCGTCGCAACGGGGACGCCAGCACGAACCGGATGTCGCGTGCCGCCACGAAATCCGCGACGGTCTGCGCCTGCTTCTCCCCACGCTCGGACAGGTGGTATCCCGGCAACCGACCGTAGAGGACGCCTTCGGGGTTGTGGACCTCGCCGTGCCGCAGGAAGTGCACGACGGTCTTCACACTCACGACGTGCCTTCCGGCGCAGTGGCCGCCGCGGCGGCCTTCGCGGCGTACGGCACGGCATCGGCGATGACGTCGAACGCCGCGTCGTCCATGGCCGAGTTGACGAACCACGACTCGAACGCACTCGGCGGCGGGTACACGCCGCGCCGCAACAGCTCGTGGAAGAACGGCGGGAACCGCCACGTCTGCTGCGCCTGCGCCGAGGGGAAGTCGTGCACCGGGTCCTCGGTGAAGAACACGCTGACCAGGTTGCCCGCACGCGCCACCTGGTGTGCGACGCCCTCCGCCGACAACGCCGACCCGAGCAGCTCACCGAGCCGCGTGGCATTGCGGTCCAGGGCGGCGTAGGTCTCGGCGTCGGCGGCGCGCAGGTTCGCCAGGCCGGCCGCGATCGCCACGGGGTTCCCGGCGAGCGTGCCCGCCTGGTACACGGGCCCGGACGGTGCGAGCAGCGCCATCACGTCCGCGCGTCCGCCGAACGCGGCCGCGGGCAGACCCCCGGACATGACCTTGCCGAAGGTGTAGAGATCGCCTGCGACGCCGTCCAGACCGAACCAGCCCGCGGAGGACACCCGGAAGCCGGTCATGACCTCGTCCATCACCAGCAGCGACCCGGACGAGCGTGTGACCTCGCGGAGTGTCTCGTTGAACCCGGCCACCGGCGCGACCGCGCCCATGTTGCCCGCAGCGGCCTCGGTGATGACGCAGGCGATGTCGTCTCCGACCTCGTCGAAGGTCTTCCGGATCGCCTGCGCGTCGTTGTAGGGCAACACGATCGTGTCTTCGGCCTGCGCGCCGGTGACCCCGGGCGAACTGGGCAGGCCCAGCGTGGCCACGCCGGAGCCGGCGGCGGCGAGCAGCGCGTCGACGTGCCCGTGGTAGCAGCCCGCGAACTTCACGACCTTGCGCCTGCCGGTGAACGCGCGGGCCAGTCGCACCGCGGTCATCGTCGCCTCGGTGCCGGAGTTCACCAGCCGCACCTGCTCGACCGGCTCGACGCGGTCGATGATCTCCCGCGCGAGGTCGATCTCCCCGGCCGCCGGGGTGCCGAACGACAAGCCCTCGCTCGCCGCGGCACGCACGGCCTCCACCACGCTCGGATGAGCATGGCCGTTGATCATCGGACCCCACGAGGAGACCAGGTCGACGTAGCGCGACCCGTCGGCGTCCCACAGGTAGGGCCCCTCCCCGCGCACCATGAACCGCGGGGTGCCGCCGACCGAATGGAACGCGCGGACCGGCGAGTTGACGCCGCCCGGCGTCACTGACACGGCCCGGTCGAACAGCTCCCTTGAACGGGGGGCGGGGTCGACGGACGGGGTCGCAGACGTCTCGGCACTCACACCCCCAGTCTGACAGGCGTTCGAGTGTGTCCGGTGCCACCCTGACGGTGCTCGGTGGCGGCTGCCCAGCTCAACGGCGACCGCGGGGTTCAGTGGCGGCGGCCGACCTGCACGGCGAGCACGAGCTGCCGGATCGCGTCGAGCACCAACAGCCCCGCCGCCACGCAGGCCGCGACGGACAGGGCCAGCCAACTCCCGAGCAGGCGGGTGACGACCTCGGTCCCCTCCGGGCCCGGTAGGACGATCGGCACCTTGCCCGCCGACCAGGACCAGACTGCGAACAGCACGAGCGCCACCGCGAGAACGCACTCGACAGCGGCGAGGCCCGCACGCCACGGCTGATTCAGCCGTCCGCCGTGCACCACCCGGCCTTCCTCGCCGGACCCCACCTCGCCGAGAACGGCCTCCTGCGACACGGCCTCGCCGTGTTCGGGGCTCGGATCGGTTCCGGTCCGTCCGGCGTCCGGGGTGCTCACGGACAGCAGGGTCTCACGAGCGCGTCGATCCCGAGCCGTCGACAGGGGTGATCAACGCGGTGAGTTCCTCGACGAGGGCTTCCGGGTCCCTCGCCCACGCCAGCACCACCTCGTCGTCCTCGAGCCGCAGCGGCACTTCATGGGTGCCCTTCGGCACCGTCCAGCCGCCGCCGAGCACCCGCGCCCCGACCGGCGCCCCGACGTCCGTGGCGTGCTCGACCCGCGACACCGCCAGGTACTCCTGGCCGAGCACGAGCCACTCCGGGGTCAGTTGCACGGTGCACACCTTGCGGCGCCCCCGTACCCACGCGAACGCACCCAGCGCCAGCGCGACACCGACGACCGTCCACATCCAGACGTGCTGGGGCCCGGGCGTGAGCTGTTCGACGAGCGCCCCCACTGCGGCGAAGGCCGGCCCCCACAGCACCGGCCACCAGGTCGAGCCGTGCTCCCGGTAGATCAACGGGCCGTCAATGCTCACCGTGCAACCACTCCGAGCTGTCGCGTTTCCAGGTACACGCCACCGCCGCGACCAGCAGAACCAGCGTGATCAGGTTCTGCACCGAGGTGGCGAGCGTGGCGAGCACCATGATGACGTGCCCGAACGCCACGATCGTGAGCACGATCCGCACCCACGCGCGACGACTGCCGAGCATGAATCCGAGTCCCGCGTACACCGCGGCGAGAACGATCGCGAGCACCAGGTTCGTCGTCAGCAGTGCACGCGCCCGATCCGCCGCGTCGCCGGCGGCGACACCGCTGTCGGCCAGCTCCTGCTCCAGGCCGCTGACCCCGGTGAACGAGAAGAGCGCCTGCACGAGCAGGAAAGCGGCGGCCGCGCACCACAGGCCGATGCCGACGCGCAGCGGGGCGGGGGCGGTCACCGGGATCGCGCCGCCTGGAAGTAACGGTTGGATGGAGCGAGGAACACCAGCACCACGAACGCGGTCATGGCGAGAAGCCCGAACGCGGCGGTGCCGTAGCTGAGCACCGGGACAGTGGCCGGCAGCGGAACCTGCTCGACGGAGTCACCGACGAAGGCCGCCCCGCCGCCGACGAGTGAGAACAAGGCGTTGACGATCCAGAGGGCGGCGAACACGGTGAGTACGACACGGGCCCAGTTCGCGCCGCTGCGCATCTTGAAGCCGAACAGGATCCACAGACCGGAGAGCGCGAGGTAGAAGATCCCGGTCCCGACCGCCATGAACAGCAACAACCCGTTGGCGAGACCGCGGACGAACTGCTCCTCCTCCGGCGACACCGCGCCGTCGCTGGCCACACCCTGATTGACCGCATCCTGCATGTAGCCCTGCAGGGCCAGGTACGTCACCACCGTGAGCACCGTCGCGATCAGCGGCACCACCACCGCGATCCAGAACGCTGCTTGCACCGTCCCGGGAGCCCGCAACGGCTCGTCCTGTACCGGTGGGGCATAGCCGAACGATTGTCCCGGATAACCCTGGCCGGGATACCCCTGCTGGCCTGCGTAGGGCTGCTGGCCCGGGTAGGGCTGCTGACCGGGGTCGGGGTGCGGGGAGAACCCACCCGCCGGATTGCCGTACGGGTTCTGCTGGTATCCGCCCTGCTGCCAGGGATCCTGCGGCGACGTCACATCCGAACCGTAGAAACCGGACGGAATCCCGTCCACCCGGCCACCACGATTGTTACCGCAGCCACGCCGCCGAGACCACGACGCGCGGCGTCACACCGCCCGCTGAGTCGCCGGGGCGTTGAAGAACCGGTTCGACGACGCGCGCAGCACCAGCACAGCGAACGTGATCAGCCCGGCGAGCGTGACCACGCTGGTCACCAGTGACACGACGCCCATCCCGACGGACACGCCCGTCTCGGCGGAGACGCCTACCACCAGCAGGATCACGCCTCCGACGAGGCTCGACAACGTGCTCACCGACCAGATCGCACCCAAGACCAACAGGACGACGCGGGCCCAGTTCGCGCCGCGCCACATCAGGAATCCGAGCACGATCCAGATCGTGGCGCCGATCAAGCCGAGCACGGCCATGGCGATGCCTCCGTAGAGCATCACGTTCGGGCCGTCGACGCGCGGCATGAACAGGTACCCCACCGTCTGCATGATCGTCCAGAACAGCGGGATCCCGACCGCGAGGTAGAAGGCGATCTCGACCGCCTGCGGCTTCGGCACCGGAGTCGGCATCGGCGCGGGCGCGCCGTAGGGATGGCCGGGCGCCGGGTAACCCCGCTGGGCGTACGCCGCGAACCCGGGGTGCCCGGGCTGAGCTTGCTGGGGGAAGCCACCGGAGGGCGTTCCGTACGGGTTCTGCTGATATCCGCCCTGTTGCCAGGGACTCTGCGGCGACGTCACGGCACGAACCGTAGAAAGCGGGTGAAAGCCTGTCCACCGACTTCGCCGACTGTTACGTTCTCGCGATCTCGAACGGAGATGGCAGGCACGGTCATACGTGAGAAGCCAGGCGCGCAGCTCAGGTCTTGCGGTACCAGCGGTTCGCCTCGGGGCGCAGCAGGAGCACGAGCACCGCCGTGTCGAGTGCCGCGACGACGAAGCTGATCAGCAGGTCGAGGCCGTCGAACTCGACGCCCGCGGCCTCCGAGACCGGCCCCAGCCCCATCGAACCGACACCGAGCAGGACGATCAAGGCGCCCGCGAGGCTGAACGCGCAGAACACCGCCATGACGACGCGGGCCCAGTTCCGCCCGCGCAGCATCTTGTTCGCCAGCAGCAGGTAGATCGCGAAGACCGCCGCCGCCATGAGTAGCGACATGAGCACCCCGGCGTTGGCGGCCTGGTCGAGCTCGTCCTGGTTCATCTCCGGCGCGCTCTCACGCAGAGAGCTGATCAGGCTCTCGCGGTCGGTGAGCTGAATGATCGCGCGCACCACCCCGACGGCAGCACTGGCGATCCACAGCCACCAGGCGAGCCGCAGTACCTGCGGGGCGTCCGGCTCCGGGGCGTCGTTCTGCCGCTGCCCCGACGTGTCGAGCTGATCGTTCACCGCTGCTCCGCTCCCAACCAGCGCGCCGCGTCCGCGGCCCAGTACGTCAGGATCAGGTCCGCGCCCGCCCGTCGGATCGAGGTCAACGACTCCAGCACGGTGCGCTCCCGTTCCAGCCAGCCGCGTTCGACGGCGGCCTCGATCATCGCGTACTCGCCGGAGACCTGGTAGGCGGCGACCGGAACGTCGGACTGCTCCGCGACTCCGCGCAATACATCCAAATAGGACAGTGCGGGTTTCACCATGACCATGTCGGCACCCTCGGCGAGGTCCAGGTCCGCCTCCCGGACGGCTTCCCGCCCGTTGGCCGGGTCCTGCTGATAGGTCTTGCGGTCACCCTGCAACTGCGAGTCCACGGCCTCACGGAACGGGCCGTAGAACGCCGAGGAGTACTTCGCGGAGTAGGCCAGGATCGCGGTGTCGGCGAAACCGGTCGCGTCGAGCGACTCGCGGATCACGCCGACCTGGCCGTCCATCATGCCGCTGGGCGAGATCACGTGAGCACCGGCCGTGGCCTGTGCGACCGCCATCTCCCCGTACACCTGCACCGTCCGGTCGTTGTCGATCGCACCGTCGGCGTCGAGCAGTCCACAGTGGCCGTGGTCGGTGAACTCGTCCAGACAGGTGTCGGCCATGAGCACCGTCGAGTCGCCCACCTCCGCGGCGAGGTCGGAGAGTGCGAGGTTGAGCACACCCTCCGGGTCCACCGCGCCCGAACCGGTCGCGTCGTGTTCGGCAGGCACGCCGAAGAGCATCAGCCCGCCGACCCCGGCCGAGACGGCCTCGACGGCGGCTTTCCGCAGCGAGTCCCGGCTGTGCTGCACGACCCCGGGCATCGACGAGATCGGCGTCGGCTCGGAGGCGCCCTCACGCACGAACAGGGGCAGCACGAGATGGCGCGGCTCGACGGAAGTCTCCGCCACGAGCCTGCGCAGCGCGGGAGTACGCCGCAACCGACGCGGCCGGTCCGAAGGAAACATGAGGACTCCTAGAACACTTTGTCGTCGCACGGGTCCGCCGCACCCCTGGCAGCCGGCGCCACGGTTCCCGAAGATGCGTGCCGCACCGGCCGGTCACCACAAGGGCACCGGCCGGGAGCGGCCGTAGCACCGACGACCGCTCCCGCCGAAGCGGTGCCCGCTTCCGCTCAGCGCGACCGAAGTGGCCGAACGTCAGCTGCGACGGGCGCGTTTGGCCTTCTTGGGCGGCGGCAACGAACCTTCCGCACGCAGCCGCGCTGCGTGCTCGGCGAGCGCGTCGACGAGCGCCGGGACCTGCGCGAGCTCCGGCTGCACGTCCACGCGCAAACCGAATTCCTTCGCCGTCTCCGCCGTGTTCGGGCCGATACAGGCGACCAGCGTGCGCGCGTGCGGCTTGCCCGCGATCCCGACCAGGTTCCGCACCGTCGAGGACGAGGTGAAGCACACCGCGTCGAAACCACCGGTCTTGATCATCTCGCGGGTCTCGGCGGGCGGCGGCGCGGCACGCACCGTGCGGTACGCGGTGACGTCGTCGACCTCCCAGCCCTGCTCGCGCAGACCCGCCGAGAGCGTCTCGGTGGCGATGTCCGCTCGCGGCAACAGAACCCGGTCCACCGGGTCGAGCACCTCGTCCTGCGGCGGGAAGTCCTGCAGCAGCCCTTCGCTGGTCTGATCACCGGAGGGCAGCAGCTCCGGAGTCACCCCGAACGAGCGGACCATGTCCGCGGTGGCCTCGCCGACGCAGGCGAGCTTGACGCCGGAGAACGCGCGCGCGTCCAGGCCGAACTCGCGGAACTTCTCCCACACGGCCTTCACCGCGTTCACCGAGGTGAACACGACCCACTGGTAGCGACCGTCGACGAGCCCCTTCACGGCGCGTTCCATCTGGGCGGGACTGCGCGGCGGCTCCACCGAGATCGTCGGCACCTCGTGCGAGACCGCACCGTGCGACCAGAGGCGTTCGCTCATCGCGCCCGCCTGCTCCTTGGTGCGCGGCACCAGGACCTTCCAGCCGTACAGGGCGCGGGTTTCCCACCAGGAGAGGTTGCCGCGCTCTCCGGCAGGGTCGCCGATGGTGACGATCAGGTTGCCCTGCAACTCACCCGCGTCCGCGGCCAGCGACGCCAGGGTCGTGTCGA
Coding sequences within it:
- a CDS encoding bifunctional uroporphyrinogen-III C-methyltransferase/uroporphyrinogen-III synthase gives rise to the protein MTRARNTPGRIAFVGSGPGDSGLLTVRAQHLLRHASLVVTDPDVPADVVGSVSDEAEVRPAVGEPADVAKDLVAEAKAGRAVVRLVAGDPLTADAVVREAQAVSKSEVAFDVVPGVSSGTAVPTYAGIALGATRTEADVRGDVDWAALAAVGGTVVLHATGTHLAEAASALTEHGLAPTTPVAVTASGTTVQQRTIDTTLASLAADAGELQGNLIVTIGDPAGERGNLSWWETRALYGWKVLVPRTKEQAGAMSERLWSHGAVSHEVPTISVEPPRSPAQMERAVKGLVDGRYQWVVFTSVNAVKAVWEKFREFGLDARAFSGVKLACVGEATADMVRSFGVTPELLPSGDQTSEGLLQDFPPQDEVLDPVDRVLLPRADIATETLSAGLREQGWEVDDVTAYRTVRAAPPPAETREMIKTGGFDAVCFTSSSTVRNLVGIAGKPHARTLVACIGPNTAETAKEFGLRVDVQPELAQVPALVDALAEHAARLRAEGSLPPPKKAKRARRS